Proteins encoded by one window of Pseudonocardia sp. HH130629-09:
- a CDS encoding serine/threonine-protein kinase, with protein MDALVALVAGVLDGIRGLGVPDVCPGDWAWSVTALGVLTGLLPTAGAALVALLRRGIGSGSSSGYGSAESVLLAGIGVLAAGLLPLAVFVGAGGVFSRATAGVPAVPGLSQSATSSIRVETCSVVGTQSSYLGRGTVAGSIGGDVVTSVTSVALLGVVPLLATVLVAVQARTALRRGPRWPAKFFWLPLFSLIVLTGGVPAGTAEHLWVGVLAASLVGVLVVPLFPVPSRARIERIRAGRDVPARRAEPSAAGRIGTGSSRAGRAGGDGLAPQSGAAATPSVAERLAQRFSARENPGGPGTGGARGPSSVEQSAPYVGFAAAPRPPAGYGAPPPVAYAPGPAERPPAGPPPFTGPAAHPAAGPLRGPVSGAARGPVSGAGRPPAGPPRRPTLVAPVPGGPPRAPRFRLLRRLGAGGFGGVWLAHDAKLGHTVAVKSAHAADPETEERIRREAAALGALRHPCCVQIHDLLHASSDPGLQGMDGLVIVMQYVDGMSLGQLVGEQGPVDDISAARIWTGIAGALHTAHRAGVLHRDIKPGNIVVDPQGHPHLIDFGIARKQGDSTLTQTGYVLGTPDYLAPEAAAGKPASPASDAWQLAAAVSFALSGHPPRGESADAVAGLRAAAAGAKLTHLPSRTAHLALLKQAMRTEPHRRPDLPTVQAKLDGWLRRHGHRTDGPVTAMLEYRRG; from the coding sequence GTGGACGCGCTGGTGGCGCTCGTCGCCGGAGTGCTGGACGGCATCCGCGGGCTCGGCGTGCCGGACGTGTGTCCGGGGGACTGGGCCTGGTCGGTCACCGCGCTCGGCGTGCTCACCGGGCTGCTGCCCACTGCGGGCGCGGCGCTAGTCGCGCTGCTGCGCCGCGGGATCGGCTCCGGCTCCTCCTCGGGCTACGGCTCGGCCGAGTCCGTGCTGCTGGCCGGGATCGGGGTGCTCGCGGCGGGTCTGCTCCCGCTGGCCGTGTTCGTCGGAGCGGGCGGGGTGTTCAGCCGCGCGACCGCGGGGGTGCCGGCCGTGCCCGGCCTGAGCCAGTCGGCGACGTCGTCGATCCGGGTCGAGACCTGCAGCGTCGTCGGGACGCAGAGCAGCTACCTGGGCCGGGGCACCGTGGCCGGGTCCATCGGCGGTGACGTCGTCACCTCGGTCACCTCCGTCGCCCTGCTCGGTGTCGTGCCGCTGCTCGCGACGGTGCTGGTCGCGGTCCAGGCGCGCACCGCACTGCGTCGCGGGCCCCGCTGGCCCGCCAAGTTCTTCTGGCTCCCGCTGTTCTCGCTGATCGTGCTGACCGGCGGGGTCCCGGCGGGCACCGCCGAGCACCTGTGGGTCGGCGTCCTCGCCGCCAGCCTGGTCGGGGTGCTGGTCGTCCCGCTGTTCCCGGTGCCGTCGCGCGCGAGGATCGAGCGGATCCGCGCCGGGCGCGACGTGCCGGCCCGACGTGCCGAGCCGTCCGCGGCGGGCCGTATCGGAACCGGGTCGTCCCGGGCCGGCCGTGCCGGCGGCGACGGGCTCGCCCCGCAGTCCGGCGCCGCCGCGACGCCCAGCGTCGCCGAGCGCCTCGCCCAGCGCTTCTCCGCCCGCGAGAACCCGGGCGGCCCCGGGACCGGCGGCGCCCGCGGGCCGTCGTCGGTCGAGCAGTCCGCCCCCTACGTCGGGTTCGCCGCCGCCCCCCGTCCGCCGGCCGGCTACGGCGCACCGCCCCCCGTGGCCTACGCGCCCGGCCCGGCCGAGCGCCCGCCCGCCGGACCGCCGCCGTTCACCGGCCCGGCCGCCCACCCGGCGGCGGGACCGCTGCGCGGCCCGGTGTCGGGAGCGGCCCGTGGCCCCGTCTCCGGCGCGGGACGGCCCCCGGCGGGTCCGCCGCGTCGGCCGACACTCGTCGCGCCGGTGCCGGGCGGGCCGCCCCGTGCCCCCCGGTTCCGGCTGCTGCGCCGCCTCGGTGCCGGTGGCTTCGGCGGGGTCTGGCTGGCCCACGACGCGAAGCTCGGCCACACCGTCGCGGTCAAGTCCGCGCACGCCGCGGACCCCGAGACCGAGGAGCGCATCCGCCGCGAGGCCGCCGCGCTCGGGGCGCTGCGCCACCCCTGCTGCGTGCAGATCCACGACCTGCTGCACGCCTCCTCCGACCCGGGCCTGCAGGGCATGGACGGCCTGGTCATCGTCATGCAGTACGTCGACGGCATGTCCCTGGGCCAGCTCGTCGGCGAGCAGGGCCCGGTCGACGACATCTCCGCGGCCCGCATCTGGACCGGCATCGCCGGGGCGCTGCACACCGCGCACCGCGCCGGGGTGCTGCACCGCGACATCAAGCCGGGCAACATCGTCGTCGACCCGCAGGGACACCCGCACCTGATCGACTTCGGGATCGCGCGCAAGCAGGGTGACTCCACGCTGACCCAGACCGGCTACGTCCTGGGCACCCCGGACTACCTGGCGCCGGAGGCCGCGGCCGGCAAGCCCGCCTCGCCCGCCTCCGACGCCTGGCAGCTCGCCGCGGCGGTGTCGTTCGCGCTGAGCGGGCACCCGCCGCGCGGGGAGTCCGCCGACGCCGTCGCCGGGCTGCGGGCGGCCGCCGCCGGGGCCAAGCTCACCCACCTGCCGAGCCGCACGGCGCACCTGGCGCTGCTCAAGCAGGCGATGCGCACCGAGCCGCACCGGCGCCCGGACCTGCCGACGGTGCAGGCCAAGCTCGACGGCTGGCTGCGTCGCCACGGGCACCGCACCGACGGCCCGGTCACCGCGATGCTGGAGTACCGCCGCGGCTGA
- a CDS encoding sulfite exporter TauE/SafE family protein, with product MTLWQLVTLLGAGVAAGLIGSVAGLASLFSYPALLAVGLPPTTANVTNTVCMLFQGAGAVAGSRPELRGAGPRLRRWLGPAVLGGAAGAGLLLLTPAGGFERIVPFLVAAAALLLLRPPAAGEPRPPGPGVALAVFGVAVYAGYFGAAAGVMMLALTLSLPGATLLRANALKNVLTWAANTVAAVGFAVFGDVAWAAVPPLALGLLVGGRLGPVVARRLPARFVRIAIAVAGLGLAVRLFVQAWL from the coding sequence ATGACCCTGTGGCAGCTGGTCACGCTCCTCGGTGCCGGCGTCGCGGCCGGCCTCATCGGCTCGGTCGCCGGGCTCGCCTCGCTGTTCTCCTACCCCGCGCTGCTCGCCGTCGGGCTGCCTCCGACGACGGCGAACGTCACCAACACCGTCTGCATGCTGTTCCAGGGGGCCGGAGCGGTCGCCGGGTCCCGCCCGGAGCTGCGGGGCGCCGGGCCACGGCTGCGTCGCTGGCTCGGCCCGGCGGTGCTCGGCGGCGCGGCCGGGGCCGGGCTGCTGCTGCTCACCCCCGCCGGCGGCTTCGAGCGGATCGTGCCGTTCCTCGTCGCGGCCGCGGCCCTGCTCCTCCTGCGCCCGCCCGCGGCCGGCGAGCCCCGTCCGCCCGGGCCGGGCGTCGCGCTGGCGGTGTTCGGGGTCGCCGTCTACGCCGGGTACTTCGGCGCGGCGGCCGGGGTGATGATGCTGGCGCTCACTCTGTCGCTGCCGGGCGCGACCCTGCTGCGGGCGAACGCGCTGAAGAACGTGCTGACCTGGGCCGCGAACACGGTCGCCGCCGTCGGTTTCGCGGTGTTCGGCGACGTCGCGTGGGCGGCGGTGCCCCCGCTGGCGCTGGGCCTGCTCGTCGGCGGGCGGCTCGGCCCGGTCGTCGCCCGCAGGCTGCCGGCCCGGTTCGTGCGGATCGCGATCGCGGTCGCTGGACTCGGCCTGGCGGTGCGGCTGTTCGTCCAGGCCTGGCTCTGA
- a CDS encoding DUF4232 domain-containing protein — protein MGPRVAGAGAALLLLLVGCGAAGPGSRPATSSPAAAAPATPAPATPDPATPVPASTPADPADEGPAGPCTGDTLDVSATAPRTDGPAEVSYLVFRNIGDGACVLDGYPGVAFVAGNEGTRVGPRAAIDGPRARVRLARGAAATAPLRVRATASYPEADCVPEQARGLRVTPPGGSGGRSVPRPGPVCSADPAPPQTTVGSVEAR, from the coding sequence GTGGGTCCGCGCGTGGCCGGGGCGGGTGCCGCCCTGCTGCTCCTGCTCGTGGGCTGCGGCGCCGCCGGCCCCGGCTCGCGCCCGGCCACCTCGTCACCCGCCGCTGCGGCTCCGGCCACCCCGGCCCCGGCAACTCCCGACCCGGCCACCCCGGTCCCGGCGAGCACCCCGGCCGACCCGGCCGACGAAGGCCCGGCCGGGCCGTGCACCGGTGACACCCTCGACGTGTCCGCCACCGCGCCCCGCACCGACGGCCCGGCCGAGGTCTCCTACCTGGTGTTCCGCAACATCGGCGACGGCGCGTGCGTGCTCGACGGCTACCCGGGGGTGGCGTTCGTGGCGGGCAACGAAGGGACCCGGGTCGGGCCACGGGCCGCGATCGACGGGCCCCGGGCGCGGGTACGGCTGGCTCGCGGCGCCGCCGCGACGGCGCCGCTGCGGGTGCGGGCGACCGCCTCGTACCCGGAGGCCGACTGCGTCCCGGAGCAGGCACGCGGGCTGCGGGTCACCCCGCCCGGCGGCAGCGGTGGGAGGTCCGTGCCGCGTCCCGGCCCGGTGTGCTCCGCCGACCCGGCGCCGCCGCAGACCACGGTGGGGTCGGTCGAGGCCCGGTAG
- a CDS encoding helix-turn-helix domain-containing protein has translation MARLVAHGLAGLGFGCGLGHDDLLPALREASERAGLALLEVPERTPFLALTKAVAEARAADRYAEVVRTDEAQRALTSAALGEDDPDTGTARVLDRLTERLDAWALISEADGRVRRSAPAGADRRAALLRSEIDRVREHPGPSSVTVAAGDGQVVLQPVRLIGPAVLVVGRDRRFTPVDRQLIGSAVSVLTLAHARSAAAGRAERRVRTAVLRALATLPGCGAEDVLAETWGPLPAGDLVAVALGGRATGAPPDVLLDALERDPGVAFHAELDGQVAAVVGAGSVPAVLDVAGRVRGVRAGVSTPAPVGDLGRALREAGRALDAAERRDRTVLRFADLAGSGLAALVRPEDAGAFADAVLAPLVRHDSERRGDLVASLREWLAQHGQWDPAASRLGVHRHTLRARITRAAALLGRDLDSPGVRAELWFALHVADTA, from the coding sequence GTGGCCCGGCTCGTCGCGCACGGGCTCGCCGGGCTCGGGTTCGGCTGCGGGTTGGGGCACGACGACCTGCTCCCCGCGCTGCGCGAGGCCAGCGAGCGGGCCGGGCTGGCACTGCTGGAGGTCCCCGAGCGCACCCCGTTCCTGGCGCTGACCAAGGCCGTCGCCGAGGCGCGCGCCGCCGACCGCTACGCCGAGGTGGTCCGCACCGACGAGGCGCAGCGGGCGCTCACCTCGGCCGCCCTGGGCGAGGACGACCCGGACACCGGCACCGCCCGGGTGCTGGACCGGCTCACCGAACGCCTCGACGCCTGGGCGCTGATCTCCGAGGCCGACGGCCGGGTCCGCCGGTCCGCGCCCGCCGGTGCGGACCGGCGGGCGGCGCTGCTGCGGTCGGAGATCGACCGGGTGCGCGAGCACCCCGGGCCGTCCAGCGTGACCGTCGCCGCCGGGGACGGGCAGGTCGTGCTCCAGCCGGTACGGCTGATCGGGCCCGCGGTGCTCGTCGTCGGGCGGGACCGGCGTTTCACCCCGGTCGACCGGCAGCTCATCGGGTCGGCGGTGTCGGTGCTGACCCTGGCCCACGCGCGGAGCGCCGCGGCGGGGCGGGCCGAGCGCCGAGTGCGGACCGCGGTGCTCCGCGCGCTGGCCACGCTGCCCGGCTGCGGGGCCGAGGACGTGCTCGCCGAGACCTGGGGTCCGCTGCCCGCGGGGGACCTGGTCGCCGTCGCGCTGGGCGGGCGGGCCACCGGTGCGCCGCCGGACGTGCTGCTCGACGCCCTGGAACGCGATCCCGGGGTGGCCTTCCACGCCGAGCTCGACGGACAGGTGGCGGCGGTCGTCGGCGCGGGGTCGGTGCCCGCGGTGCTCGACGTCGCCGGGCGGGTGCGCGGGGTCCGGGCCGGGGTGTCCACCCCGGCACCGGTCGGTGACCTGGGCCGTGCGCTGCGCGAGGCGGGCCGGGCGCTCGACGCCGCCGAACGCCGCGACCGGACGGTGCTGCGCTTCGCCGACCTGGCCGGCAGCGGGCTCGCCGCGCTGGTGCGACCCGAGGACGCGGGCGCCTTCGCGGACGCGGTGCTGGCCCCGCTGGTCCGGCACGACTCCGAGCGGCGCGGCGACCTGGTCGCGTCACTGCGGGAGTGGCTGGCCCAGCACGGGCAGTGGGACCCGGCCGCGTCCCGGCTCGGGGTGCACCGCCACACCCTGCGGGCCCGCATCACCCGGGCCGCGGCTCTGCTGGGGCGCGATCTCGACTCCCCCGGTGTCCGCGCCGAGCTGTGGTTCGCCCTGCACGTCGCCGACACCGCCTGA
- a CDS encoding ATP-grasp domain-containing protein has translation MRDEPGHVAGRVGVDDADAAVAAAEAVGYPVMLKAAAGGGGRGIRIVADAEELRTAFGQASTEAEKAFGDGTMYLERFVERARHVEVQVLGDGRDAVHLFERECSLQRRRQKVVEEAGSPGITEATRGAMTAAAVALCRDVGYTSAGTVEFLVDDRTGEFFFIEMNTRIQVEHPTTELVTGIDLVAEQLRIAAGEPLRFTQDAVERRGHAIEFRVCAEDPERDFLPQPGGVGRVTLPSGPWVRCDTWLEPDGTVPPYYDSLLAKVVVWGADRTEALARSRRALDEFSVAGIPTTAGLLRTLAGEPWVADADFHTGTLEQWLAEGKGTS, from the coding sequence GTGCGCGACGAGCCGGGCCACGTAGCCGGCCGGGTCGGGGTCGACGACGCCGACGCCGCGGTCGCCGCCGCCGAGGCGGTCGGCTACCCGGTGATGCTCAAGGCCGCCGCCGGCGGCGGGGGCCGGGGCATCCGGATCGTCGCCGACGCCGAGGAGCTGCGCACCGCGTTCGGGCAGGCCTCGACCGAGGCGGAGAAGGCGTTCGGCGACGGCACCATGTACCTGGAGCGGTTCGTCGAGCGTGCCCGGCACGTCGAGGTGCAGGTCCTCGGCGACGGCCGGGACGCCGTCCACCTGTTCGAGCGGGAGTGCTCGCTGCAGCGCCGCAGGCAGAAGGTCGTCGAGGAGGCCGGGTCGCCGGGCATCACCGAGGCGACCCGGGGCGCCATGACGGCCGCGGCGGTCGCCCTGTGCCGCGATGTCGGCTACACCTCGGCCGGCACCGTGGAGTTCCTCGTCGACGACCGCACGGGCGAGTTCTTCTTCATCGAGATGAACACCCGCATCCAGGTCGAGCACCCCACCACCGAGCTCGTCACCGGCATCGACCTGGTCGCCGAGCAGCTGCGCATCGCCGCGGGGGAGCCGCTGCGGTTCACCCAGGACGCCGTCGAACGGCGCGGGCACGCGATCGAGTTCCGGGTCTGCGCGGAGGACCCGGAGCGGGACTTCCTGCCCCAGCCCGGCGGTGTCGGGCGGGTCACGCTGCCGTCCGGGCCGTGGGTGCGCTGCGACACCTGGCTGGAGCCCGACGGGACCGTCCCGCCCTACTACGACTCGCTGCTCGCGAAGGTCGTGGTGTGGGGTGCCGACCGGACCGAGGCGCTGGCCCGGTCCCGGCGCGCGCTCGACGAGTTCTCCGTCGCCGGGATCCCGACCACCGCCGGGCTGCTCCGCACCCTGGCGGGTGAGCCGTGGGTGGCCGACGCCGACTTCCACACCGGGACCCTCGAGCAGTGGCTGGCCGAAGGGAAGGGGACCTCATGA
- a CDS encoding 5-oxoprolinase subunit B family protein, giving the protein MSARYSWGGDEFVFVELAEDMSLQANFKAVAITNLLREERPDGILEICPANASYQVRYDPDVLDPHVLLGQLRGLEARVGDALGVTLDCRVVEIPVLYQDPWTTETLLRFRDRHQDPEATDIEYAARINGYSGVEEFIAAHSGSPWFTSMVGFVAGLPFTYQMVPRERQIIVPKYLRPRTDTPKQTVGYGGCFSCIYSVRGAGGYQMFGITPAPIYDPTQTKPDFAEHMVFMRPGDMVKFRGIDRDEYDELEAQAQAGEYRITARPVAFDLQPFLDDPDGYNTRLLEVLA; this is encoded by the coding sequence ATGAGCGCCCGCTACAGCTGGGGCGGTGACGAGTTCGTGTTCGTCGAGCTGGCCGAGGACATGAGCCTGCAGGCCAACTTCAAGGCCGTCGCGATCACGAACCTGCTCCGCGAGGAGCGACCGGACGGGATCCTGGAGATCTGTCCGGCCAACGCCTCCTACCAGGTGCGCTACGACCCCGACGTGCTCGATCCGCACGTGCTGCTGGGGCAGCTGAGGGGGCTGGAGGCCCGGGTCGGCGACGCGCTCGGGGTGACCCTGGACTGCCGGGTCGTGGAGATCCCGGTGCTCTACCAGGATCCGTGGACGACCGAGACGCTGCTGCGGTTCCGGGACCGGCACCAGGACCCGGAGGCCACCGACATCGAGTACGCGGCCCGGATCAACGGCTACTCGGGTGTGGAGGAGTTCATCGCCGCGCACTCGGGCTCGCCGTGGTTCACCTCGATGGTCGGGTTCGTGGCGGGGTTGCCGTTCACGTACCAGATGGTGCCCCGGGAGCGGCAGATCATCGTGCCGAAGTACCTGCGTCCGCGGACCGACACCCCGAAGCAGACGGTCGGTTACGGCGGCTGTTTCTCCTGCATCTACTCGGTGCGGGGTGCCGGTGGGTATCAGATGTTCGGGATCACTCCGGCCCCGATCTACGACCCGACCCAGACCAAGCCGGACTTCGCCGAGCACATGGTCTTCATGCGGCCCGGGGACATGGTCAAGTTCCGCGGGATCGACCGCGACGAGTACGACGAGCTGGAGGCGCAGGCCCAGGCGGGGGAGTACCGGATCACCGCCCGCCCGGTCGCGTTCGACCTGCAGCCCTTCCTCGACGACCCCGACGGCTACAACACCCGCCTGCTGGAGGTGCTCGCGTGA
- a CDS encoding biotin-dependent carboxyltransferase family protein, translating to MTRIEVRKPGLSTTVQDGGRSGYYHLGIPPSGALDQYSLTCANALVGNPDGAAALEIVYMGPELAFTGPATVAVAGATIAPKVNGEARPVWESFDVAEGDVLAFDYLKAGARAYLAVSGGIDVPEKLASRATYALGALGGLDGRPLAEGDVLPVGTGTGRAGLVVPEDLRPSLAKDVEVRVVMGLYDHRLTDRGRATFLDTTWTLTPVADRIGFRYTGGELETVDREAPFGAGQDPSNIVDSPYPIGSIQVPGGVEPIVLHRDAVSGGGYMMVATVISGDLDVVAQSAPRTRTRFVAVDLETALSLRAERKDRLGRMHSALER from the coding sequence GTGACACGCATCGAGGTCCGCAAGCCCGGTCTGTCGACCACCGTGCAGGACGGTGGCCGCTCCGGCTACTACCACCTGGGCATCCCGCCGTCGGGCGCGCTCGACCAGTACTCGCTGACCTGCGCCAACGCCCTCGTCGGGAACCCGGACGGCGCCGCCGCCCTGGAGATCGTCTACATGGGCCCGGAGCTGGCGTTCACCGGGCCGGCGACGGTCGCGGTGGCCGGCGCGACGATCGCCCCGAAGGTCAACGGCGAGGCCCGTCCGGTGTGGGAGTCCTTCGACGTCGCCGAGGGGGACGTGCTGGCCTTCGACTACCTCAAGGCCGGCGCACGCGCCTACCTGGCGGTGTCCGGCGGGATCGACGTGCCCGAGAAGTTGGCCAGCCGCGCCACCTACGCCCTCGGCGCCCTGGGTGGGCTCGACGGCCGGCCGCTGGCCGAGGGCGACGTCCTGCCCGTCGGGACCGGTACCGGCCGCGCGGGGCTCGTGGTGCCCGAGGACCTGCGGCCGTCGCTCGCGAAGGACGTCGAGGTCCGGGTCGTGATGGGGCTCTACGACCACCGGCTGACCGACCGCGGCCGCGCCACCTTCCTCGACACCACGTGGACGCTGACCCCGGTCGCGGACCGGATCGGGTTCCGCTACACCGGCGGCGAGCTGGAGACCGTCGACCGGGAGGCGCCGTTCGGTGCGGGACAGGACCCGTCGAACATCGTCGACTCGCCCTACCCGATCGGCTCCATCCAGGTCCCGGGCGGCGTCGAGCCGATCGTGCTGCACCGCGACGCGGTGTCCGGCGGCGGCTACATGATGGTGGCGACGGTGATCTCCGGGGACCTCGACGTCGTCGCCCAGTCGGCGCCGCGCACCCGCACCCGGTTCGTCGCGGTCGATCTGGAGACGGCGCTGTCGCTGCGGGCCGAGCGGAAGGACCGGCTCGGGCGGATGCACAGCGCACTGGAGCGGTGA
- a CDS encoding pentapeptide repeat-containing protein, whose protein sequence is MAVTTEAELVAAARAGGEVDAPRLDEADLRETDLAGLVLRGGSLAGADLRGVRLDRARISGTSLAGADLREADLTDAVLSGVDLSGARLAGATLGDTRFTGCRMIGTVLRGLRGLTTSFVLDDCSLQLADVRDVAMRGLRVADCDLSEADLSGADLRDVRFERCRLRGTVLRSTRLDGADLRGCDLGEVTPDTPRELRGAIVSPTQASAICAALGLTVLEP, encoded by the coding sequence GTGGCGGTGACGACGGAGGCCGAGCTCGTCGCGGCGGCTCGTGCCGGTGGCGAGGTGGACGCGCCGCGCCTGGACGAGGCCGACCTGCGCGAGACCGACCTCGCCGGGCTGGTCCTGCGGGGCGGCTCGCTCGCGGGCGCCGACCTCCGCGGTGTGCGGCTGGACCGGGCACGGATCTCCGGCACCTCCTTGGCGGGCGCCGACCTGCGCGAGGCCGACCTGACCGACGCCGTGCTGAGCGGGGTGGACCTGTCCGGGGCCCGGCTGGCCGGGGCGACCCTCGGCGACACCCGGTTCACCGGCTGCCGGATGATCGGCACGGTCCTGCGCGGTCTGCGGGGGCTGACGACCTCGTTCGTGCTGGACGACTGCTCGCTGCAGCTGGCGGACGTGCGCGATGTCGCGATGCGCGGGCTGCGGGTCGCCGACTGCGACCTCTCCGAGGCCGACCTGTCGGGCGCCGACCTGCGCGACGTCCGGTTCGAGCGGTGCCGGCTGCGCGGCACGGTGCTGCGTTCGACCCGCCTCGACGGTGCCGACCTACGGGGCTGCGACCTCGGCGAGGTCACCCCGGACACCCCCCGTGAGCTGCGCGGGGCGATCGTCTCCCCCACCCAGGCGAGCGCGATCTGCGCGGCGCTGGGGCTGACGGTGCTCGAGCCGTAG
- a CDS encoding esterase/lipase family protein, which translates to MTRQGIDRRRWAAVVSIAVAVCTVGLALVPPAQATPQPAPVASLTDLLDPPPPGSNDWSCRPSAAHPNPVVLAHGLLANQANNWSYMAPRLAERGYCVFSLTYGRNPLAPPPLTQVGGLAPMEDSAAELAVFVDRVRSATGAAKVDIVGHSEGSLMPNYYVRFLGGADKVERYVGMTPLWDGTTVAGLDFLNRTGQQLGLGPAVDLVLDPLCVSCRQFLRGSDFLERMNSDGGPRADGVDYTMILTRYDELVVPYTSGLMDGAHNIVLQDGCPTDLAEHVAVAFDPVALQHVFNALDPEHPRPVQCLPVGPDAPAAR; encoded by the coding sequence GTGACTCGACAGGGCATCGATCGACGCAGGTGGGCGGCGGTCGTCTCGATCGCGGTGGCGGTCTGCACGGTCGGCCTCGCGCTGGTGCCCCCGGCCCAGGCGACGCCACAGCCTGCACCGGTCGCCTCGCTGACCGACCTGCTCGACCCGCCCCCGCCCGGGTCGAACGACTGGAGCTGCCGGCCGTCGGCAGCGCACCCGAACCCGGTCGTGCTCGCGCACGGCCTACTGGCCAACCAGGCCAACAACTGGAGCTACATGGCCCCCCGGTTGGCGGAGCGCGGCTACTGCGTGTTCTCGCTGACCTATGGCCGCAATCCCCTCGCACCGCCGCCGCTGACCCAGGTCGGAGGCCTGGCGCCGATGGAGGACAGCGCCGCCGAGCTCGCCGTGTTCGTCGACCGGGTCCGCAGCGCCACCGGAGCGGCGAAGGTCGACATCGTCGGGCACTCCGAGGGCTCGCTGATGCCGAACTACTACGTCCGGTTCCTCGGCGGTGCCGACAAGGTCGAGCGCTACGTCGGCATGACCCCGCTGTGGGACGGCACGACCGTCGCAGGCCTGGACTTCCTCAACCGCACCGGTCAGCAGCTGGGCCTCGGCCCGGCCGTCGACCTCGTCCTGGACCCGCTGTGTGTGTCCTGCCGGCAGTTCCTGCGCGGCTCGGACTTCCTGGAGCGGATGAACTCCGACGGCGGGCCGCGCGCCGACGGCGTCGACTACACCATGATCCTCACCCGCTACGACGAGCTGGTCGTCCCTTACACCTCGGGCCTGATGGACGGGGCGCACAACATCGTCCTGCAGGACGGGTGCCCGACCGACCTCGCCGAGCACGTCGCCGTCGCGTTCGACCCGGTCGCTCTCCAGCACGTGTTCAACGCACTGGATCCGGAGCACCCGCGCCCGGTGCAGTGCCTTCCGGTGGGCCCGGACGCCCCTGCCGCACGCTGA
- a CDS encoding NADP-dependent oxidoreductase: MRALQFHRFGSPDVIVLAEVARPEPGPGRIRISVQACGLTPADWHLADGLLADVLPVLPRGLGLEVAGTVDALGPGVHDVRIGDRVFGPACFDGPTAGAAEYTLMPAWAPVPEGVTAEQAAALPVAAETAWRALDDLGVRPGELLLVHGAGTTVGETAVRLARHRGLRVVATAGPTRTAALEQVGARVTPYGEGMVARVRQLARGPVDRALDATPTGGRIDRADRPSPAGGSLPALIELTGVADRVLTVSDFAAASELGVRTSTAMRYDLMDGIARLAGEGVLAVPVAGTYTFDRVQDAASLSLSRRTGGKLVLVP, encoded by the coding sequence ATGAGAGCTCTGCAGTTCCACAGGTTCGGCTCCCCGGACGTGATCGTGCTCGCCGAGGTCGCCCGGCCCGAGCCGGGCCCCGGCCGGATCCGGATCTCCGTGCAGGCCTGCGGGCTGACACCGGCCGACTGGCATCTCGCGGACGGCCTGCTCGCCGACGTCCTCCCGGTTCTGCCCCGTGGCCTCGGCCTGGAGGTGGCGGGGACCGTCGACGCGCTCGGCCCGGGAGTCCACGACGTCCGCATCGGAGACCGTGTGTTCGGCCCGGCCTGCTTCGACGGTCCGACGGCCGGCGCCGCCGAGTACACGCTCATGCCGGCCTGGGCACCCGTTCCCGAGGGGGTCACCGCCGAGCAGGCCGCCGCGCTGCCGGTGGCTGCCGAGACCGCGTGGCGTGCGCTCGACGACCTCGGTGTCCGGCCGGGCGAGCTGCTGCTCGTCCACGGCGCGGGCACCACCGTGGGCGAGACGGCCGTGCGCCTCGCACGGCACCGGGGTCTGCGAGTGGTCGCCACGGCCGGGCCGACCCGGACTGCCGCCCTGGAACAGGTCGGCGCCCGGGTCACGCCCTACGGGGAGGGAATGGTCGCGCGCGTCCGCCAGCTGGCCCGGGGGCCGGTGGACCGCGCGCTGGACGCCACGCCGACCGGGGGGCGGATAGACCGCGCCGACCGCCCCAGCCCGGCAGGCGGCTCGCTGCCGGCCCTGATCGAGCTGACCGGAGTCGCTGACCGTGTCCTCACCGTGTCGGACTTCGCCGCCGCATCCGAGCTGGGCGTCCGGACCAGCACCGCGATGCGCTACGACCTGATGGACGGGATCGCCCGGCTCGCGGGCGAGGGCGTCCTGGCCGTTCCGGTCGCCGGCACCTACACCTTCGACCGCGTCCAGGACGCGGCCTCGCTCAGCCTGTCCCGCCGTACCGGCGGCAAGCTCGTGCTCGTCCCGTGA